TATTGCAAAAGGTCATAAATATTTGGGTTTGATAAAATCTGGTTTTTCTGCTATATAAAACGGCATCTCTTTTGTAATGCGTCTGGTGTTGTAATCGGTGCTGGTCAGGACTACTGGACAGAGTTACCGGAAAAGTTTGGCATGGATAGGATCGCCAAACTTTCAAATAACACATTCAAAAAAGCTAAGGTAAGTTTTGTTATGCGTCTGGTGTTTTGTAATATGCCTTTCAAATAAGCTCTCATGTGTTAGAGATAGGATCGCCACGGCTAATGCTTAGCAAAGTCAAAACGAAGAGCGGATTTTCTGTCTctcgaacaaaaaaaaaaagataaatatccTGCATCGGATTGGCATACCCAACCGAACCTTAGACGCAACACATTTTATGAGCGTAAGAACCAATGGAGACGGTGCATGAAGAATAAAGAACACATGCTTAGGTGTTTGGGCttggatttacaacatgttATATGAAGTTCAGAGAGCTTAGAACAGATCAAACTAAAAAACGATCATCTTTGATACACACTGCTGAAGGGGAAAACTATGATATAAATCTCCTAAATGTGCTATGCATGTTATTCCAATTAAAATAAGAGATCAAGCATGATTCCTCTCGATAACAATATAAAGAGATGACAGTAAGCTCACAAAAAACGAGAGAAAGGATAATGTAATACAAAAATCTTGGCCTGGTGAGTTTGAGGTCGACAGCATATTTATGCATGTGAGTCGGGTCCTGCTGGTTTTGATGTAAGCAGTGGCTGAAGGGCTTTGACCACAATTGTCATGTTTGGCCTGAAATCTGCCTCATATTGAACACATAGTGCTGCAACAGCTGCTAACTGATACATACattttaaaagaagaagaaaataagtaaACCAGTACCCACTTAAAAGGTAGATGATATCTTCCAGCCTAAGAAGCACTAATATGGGTGCGGGGATACGGAGATTCATTCATTTCTTCCAAAAACTAGGATATGTGTGCGGCTATTGGAGACTTACCTTAGCAATGGCTTTTGGTGGATAGTCATTGTTTAGCTTGGGATCCACACATTGTTTCACTTTGTCTTCACTCAACCTTGGAGTTGCCTGCGGAGTTGTCATGATGTAAACTAAGAGACATAAAAAGGTCACTAGAAAGAGGCAAAAGTACtggtttataaaaataaaacacaccCAAGTAACAAGACTTTGCTGTCCTTTAGGCATTGTATGATCAACTGGCTTTCTCCCTGTCAAGAGCTCTAGTAGAACTACACCAAAACTGTAAACATCACTCTTTTGGGTTATCTGTCCTGTCATGGCATACCTGAAAAGAAATCCAAGTATCAGAAGGGAATTGTGTATAAAACCAACAATTCTTTCTAACGTCTTTTATGTCCTGCTTACTCTGGAGCATGGTAGCCAAAGGTTCCCAACACTCTAGTTGAATGCAATCGAGCTGCCGAGTCCGAAGATGCATTTGACACATTAAATTCAGCGATTTTGGCTAGAAATTCGTCGAAAAGAAGGACATTGCTCGATCTGACATCGCGATGAACTATTGGGGGTTGGACCTTCTCATGGAGATACTCAAGGCCTTTTGCTGCACCATATGCAATTTTAACTCTTTGGTTCCAGGTTAGAACTGGACCTGGCTCAGCTCCTTGAACACCTTTCCTTCCTAAACAAAACCACTAACACTCAGTTGAATTCCTCAATGAGATTAGAAATAAAAACACTCAAAACTGATAATAGGCCGTACCATGTAATACATCATGTAAGGAACCCATTGTTGCAAACTGATAAACTAGAATTCGGTTGTTCCCCTCCAAACAATATGCCATCAACTCCACAAAATGTTCATGTTTGAGCCTTGAAACTACTGACAACTGCACGACACGAACAGAGTTGGTATCGGTTTTAAGtacaaaaacataaattcctcctgaagaaaacaaaaaaatctctCCCCAAAATCTTACCTGAGCTCCAAAATCGGTGTCTGGCTCTTGTGAAGTATCAAGTTTCTTTATTGCTGCATCCTGACCATCTTTTAACTTGGCGTAGAAAACCCGGCCATACGATCCTTCTCCAATCAAAGCCTTCTGACCAAAATTACCAGTCAATCTGTTTAACTCATCCAATGCTATAGCTGGAGTTTCAATTGGCAATACTTTCTGTGGAGCACCAGTTTTCATTACATTAGAACTCCTTGGATCTCCTCCTCTTCCACTGCCTATAACACACACAGGGCATAACCACATTAAACTTGGGAGCCTCAATTCATGCCTTCCAAGGCTATAGCCAATAAATAAGTCTTGTCTCATCGAACCATTTTAATGCCATCAAAATCAATGTAGCTGGAGATTTATTGTTAAACAAAACAAAGATTTTGAATTGGTATTTGATGACGTTCAAAACTAATTTCGATCTCGATGACGTATCAGGTGGTAGGAGAAGTTACCTCACCTCCTGACAGCGAATCCGATTACAAGATATGTCACCAAGACCAAGCTAGTTTTGGACGTCTTATCACTTATGAGAGAAAATGAAGGAGAGATTGTGATTGATTAAATTATATACCTGCGCCGGGTCCGCCTCCATACGGGGTGCCACCTCTGGGTGGGGCTGTATATTGATTTGCAAGCTGACCGTTGGGTTCTTCCTCTGCACCTCCGCAGCAGAACATAGCTCAGATCCTCTGCATGCAAAGGTAATCACTCTTCGGATTTATCGTTAATCTAAGCGATTCCCTGCCAATTCATTCTCTAACATTATTGATCAAACAATTGGATTCACCAATATGAGAATTCCATGTTAATCTGAAAAATAATTTACGCAAAGCAGAATCCATCACAAAATTCGAAAACTTGAATTTTCTTCCGCAATTCCAAATACATGACATAGTTTGATCAATAATTAGGAAAAACTTATGAGGAATAGACTTACCAATAATCCTGTGATTCAGATCAAGCACCCAACAGAGGCGAAGGCAAGGCAAGGAAGCaatggagaagaagagttaggagaagaagaagaagaaacagaggaataattgttctgtttaGGAGAAGAGGCACATATGTTTCTCTGTTTTGCGGGGAACTCGGGTCTATTAGTGTTTAATCGCTAAAACTAACCTTTCTACGTGCTTTCACGTTCCTACAACACATCGTGCATGCTCATGCGACGGTTTATGATTCCTCTTAgcattctttttgtttttttctttcttcaaccactctgttttttttttttgaaaatgggtAGGAGATTCGAATTTTGATCACCAACATATATATGACTAAAAACATGTATATTACCTATGATTGTTTCCtatactttgatgatttatttatttgtcaaATCGTCAAAACTGATGATTGATCATGCATACCACACAAACGTAAATTTATAACATTTGAATTGGAGTCCATTTGATGTTGTCTAACGTTTCATAGACCTTATCTTTGAGAATGAGTTAAGAAGAAAATTTAGTGCGCAAAATTCTCACGAATTTCTCATATAGATTCATGTAGCCCTACCCAAACTCGACATTATCACAAGTTTCAAATGTTATAGCCTGTTAAATCACTTAAATACACGGTATATGATACATACGAGCAGCAAAAAAAGCACAAGGTTCAGAAAGATGGCAGATGATCAACTTTGCTGCATTGATTTATGAGCAACCCCGTTGAACACATTTCAAGTCCTGCACTATCCTTCAACCTGAAAGTTCAGCAACCCCATTTTACCGTCACCAGGAGAACCTCCGGTGAGTTTCTCGTACACATCGTGATGAACTGCCAAACACATTGGCATATTCCTTATTTTCACAGCTCATTCTTCTTTCCATATACGTCCTGTAACCCTCAACTTCAGCTCCTGTCGGTCCCCGCcagaaaaatagagagctaaatTTCTCTGAATTATAAGTCCATCTTGGCTATCGCGAACTTTCCTGTGACTGTCGCGGATGCTCCTGGGAATTCCTTGCCATATTAGTTTACGGCCATTCCCACCAACTTCCAAAGTATAGCTAAATTTCTTCGCCTCGTTATCATCACCCATAAAGCGTAGGAATGCCATATAGACTGGAGCTGTGCCGATCTGGAAAGCTTCAAAATGCAAGCAGAACTGTCTACCAAAACAATTGAACACCTGCAGGAACAACAACAGCATTCAAGATTTTGCTTAAACTTGTTAGGAATGTAGGTTTGATTTTCCAAGCATGATGCTTGAACTAGCACATGTCAAGAGTGCATCTTTATTCCCTTTTAGAGCATCATCATACTCCGTGGAAATTGGGAATCATATCATACTCTAGTTAGAAAGTGTAAAGTATATTCTCATGAGGCATAGACCAATTAAGCCTAAGATTTGAAAAAAGACATtaaatttttcattaatttgcGGTGTCTTTATTTGTATGAATGCATCATCTAGATAGACTAGATTTGCCTTTTGGAGTTGACTATATAAACCCAAGATTGACACTTTTGAGACACACTCCACGAATATGTTACGGTCCTTCACTACTAAAATTGTCTTTGTTCCTCTCACAATTTTCTTATGTTATTCCTCTATTAGTCACTTCTAACTCAAAATGCTAATTATTCTCAACCTCTTCACCCACCCTACATCACACAGGCAGAACCAAAGCAgccaaaagaaggaaagaaaatcttAAGCACAAACTTTCAGTCATCAAAATCAGTAGCATAAATAATTTAAGTTAATTTAAACCCTTCCAGGAGAAACAAGGTTGAATATAACGGTATCAACACTTGAAATTCCATCTTTAGTAGTTGAAAACCCAACTTTATAGTGTACAATAAATTGAGAGAACTTACGGTTAGCATCCAAGTCGCATTTTCAACTTCATTAGGATTTGATTTGACATAGCGATGGTTGAAGGTACACCCATCATGCATGTCGACCTTGTGATCATCCTTAAGATGCGCAACAAGAGCTAGAATGTCACCAGTGATGGAGCACTCAGACCCAGCATAAGGACAACTGTATGGACGGAAATGACAGTGTTGCTCATGCTTCAGCTTGCCATAGTAGGGGAAGATATCATGACAACCTAAAGTCTGGTATCTGCAGGGAAGTTCCAATGATTCCGCAACTTTCTCCAAAGCCAAACACCTTATATTGCCAAGATCATAGCGGCAAGTTGGGCAACAGTTTCGGACTCTGATCTTGCAGTTTGAACATAAGGTGTGACCATTGGGACACTAAACAAATTAATCATAGAAGGAGAACATTAGAAACTTGAGAAATTATAAATGGCAGAATACTTTTACAACTTTCACAGTAAGACTGAGATAATGATATAAATAGCACAGCTGCGTTAATCAAACTATAGAACGATAATTTCTATGACTATAAATCACAAGACGTACTGCCAATGAAATAATTCTAATACTTCTGTGCGACACAGCAGGCAGTCCCAGACTCACAGTCTCCTACAGACCAGTGCAGTATTGTCAACACAATAAAGCCtatttctttgatgaaatccaAATCCTTATGAATTTCAAAGCCCCTGACCATTTGATTTCCTACACATTATGCAAAAAGCCTCTCTCCAAACCATTTGACTATCACGAACTTTCACGGTATCATGCCAAGGAGGGCCTTGATCAATGAGAGGCTAAAATGCTATCCTCTCACATAATACTTAAAATCTTAAATTAATAGCTATAAGGGTGAACAACTCCTGTGCTTTAAATATAATACTTGAacatataaaaacataaaaataaaagtcTGAAACACACCTCGATTATATACagtaaactaaaaaataattcGGTGAGCGTTATTGACGAATTCAGTCAGGTAACCCAAATGTTAAACAGCTTCTGAGTAATGTCTGCTCCCACTATCAATATGGCGGATAATTGACTGTTATAGTGATTTGGACTAATACGatgcaaaattgaaaattcagtcCTATGTATCTACATTTAAGAGAAATACGGAAGGAAAAAAGACACAAAAATTGAGGGGGGGGGAAAACCTGGTGAATCGGAGGGTACATCAAATCTGAGCAGACTGGACACTCCAGGAGCTCATGCACACCATTATCTGAATACACTCCACATTTTCCACCCAAACCAACCGGTGATTTTGTTGGGGCACCATTAGTCTCAGCTTTTGCTGTGGAAATATCATAATCTGAGACTCTGGAATGAGTTTCCAGAACTTCTTTGCAGGTGCTTCCCCCGGGAGCCATATCTATTCCAAATTTCTGTGGTATTTTATCTCAATCAACAAACAAGTCTAGTACCTATTCCCAAAAAATTTCAACATCCATCAACCTGTAAAAACAAAATGGAATTCCATATTAAAGGCACAATGAGCTTGCTGCAAATTCCTCTTTTAAAACAATTTCCAATTCAGTCTAGCTTAACTTCAAGGCCAAAAAAATATGGAATGGagtaaatatattataatttaaatatatgtgtatatgtcaTCAATTTCAAGGATATACCAaagatatgtatatacatatttctTTTAAAGATTAGGGTCAGTGCAATAAGTGATGCACATTTCCAGTTTCTAGACGAACAGCCATTACTCATAGGGGCCATGTGATACTGCCTGGCAGTCATTATAAATGTACTATTAAGTCATTTACAAACAAAAGATATTCCATCAGTTAGCTCAAAGAATTGGGGACCTCTATGCTAAGACAACGCAGCAAATATCCAGGAAACATAAATTACccataaaatcaaataaataactCCAGCTAACTTTTTCCATTTTCATGTAACCAATGACAGTTTAGACAATAGTGGTGATGATATGATGCCAAATCCATACCTTATTTGCCCATCTTAGTGAGTAATATATTGCTTCTCAATAGTCCCATCATAGTTTGTGCATCACTTAAAGAACAGTATTCCTGCCAATGAAGAAAGTAAATGTGTAAAGAAACAGGAAACCGCACATAGGCAGATGGAGATATGATTTTGAGGTATCAGTACTTATGAAAGCCACCACCAAAAACTTCTGTTGGCTGACAATTTTGCAATTTAAAATACAACACAAAGCTTATGTCCAGAAAGTATGTGTTCAGTCTGAAACTAAATGTGTCATTAGAACATGTTTTGAAAACTGCAATGGAAAATAAAAGGCAACAGAAAAAGGTACAATTTATGCACTAAAGTAAACAATTGTTGTTCACCGTACAAGAGAAAAACAACGTTGAAGAAAGGAAGTAGCTTTTATGTCTAACTCCTCAGCTGCACTCAAAGAGACGAACCAACTACATTACTAGCCCAGCAGGATGACAAGAAAGATTGGGAAAATCTGGAAAGTCATAGGAAAATAAAAACTGTGCATTTCATAAAAGCAATTTAACTGttaaaaaaaccaaaccaagaCTGACAAAACTCCCAACTGCCAGTTTCAATCGGTTAATGACCAGAACCATGCAGGCAATTCCTTCTTATACACTAACAGTTAAAGCAATCAAAATCTGAGACACAAATGCAAACAAATCAAGACTTATTTTGGGTTTCTAATCAAGCCGCCATTTGTCAATACAACTGAATCTGGATGTAGCCAAAAGCTACCTTTTTTGAACTCTGGAAGAACCCATCAAAGGAACCCGAATACAGGAGAAAGATATAGAAAAAAAGCATAAGAAGTTGATTCTAGATCATCAAAATTCTACCTACCCATTCAAGCCAATCACCAAAGAAATCTAATATCAAGCGCATTCGACGCTAACAAGggggaaaaagaacaaaaaaaattcaagttttTAGACAATTAAACAAGTTCCAATAATTAGGGAAAAACAAAACGAGAGAACAACAAAGAACAAACCAACAAATGGGTTCTGAGATTCCAAGCGAAATGAAGCCAAATAAAATCAACACGCACAACTAAATCCGAAATTGTTCACAGACGATTGGAGCAAAACaagaaattgaaattcaaagcaagctaattattaaaaaaaagcccGAAGAGGTCCGAAACTCACGCGTTGCAGGCGGATATGCCGAAGGAGGATAGATTagtgtattattattataagcATCGATGGAAACCATGAATGGCCCTGCGTTGTCTTTATATGCTTCTCTTCGCCAGTCTCTGAATGTTGTCTTAATTTTGGTAGTTATTAGATATTTAGATattgtctttttattttattttatatatatttgaaatgacCGAGAGAAGAACAAATGCCCCCTCCCGAACGCGCCGTTTTGAAATAAGGAAAATTACTTATTTTCTACGCGAAACGGTTTGACGTTTACCTTCTAGAAGCCCAATTTGCCCGTCCCGTTATAAAGCCCAAGTCCAACTTGTTGTCCACTTGGGCCCTGTCTGCGTCACCGCTTgactctgtgtttttttttttaacgcaCATGATTTAAATGCATTCGTAAACTCTACATATCTCACATGATGCAAACAAAATCATTTACGTACGCAATCCCAATTGTTAGGATCCCTATCATTATTAAAAACTTTATGATTAAAAGACAGACAGTGACAATAAATTAGTTTTATACAAAAGACCACAAATATACACTAATTCATTGATACACACCTACATCTACCCAGGGACATAGCCAGGATTTGTGATGAGGGGGCATTGTGGGGGTTCAGGGGCCAcgcccccgaaatttttttgaactatttatatattgtttttttattattcaatttAGTAACATAACTTCTCTACAATACTAGAACTATTCTAATTGAATTATATACATTGTTTTTTATTACTATAAATTGACATAtaacaagcaaaataaaaaatattagagtAAGTAGTTATAATTTAACTATAATTTCCCCAGCTGAATCTATGCCTAATAACTTTTGAAACATGAATGAAATACTACGAATAGCTtaaattgaatgaaataaaaaaaaaatatttttttagataaatAAATTGGATAGTAAACAACCTTTGTTAAGTATTGAATAAAGAACAACACAATTCTTAATACTTCAGAGGAATAGTTAATCTAAAGCTAAAAGGCTAAAATaggcaaaataaaataaatgaaggaACAAAAATAGCCAATAGGAACAACACCAATTATTGATACCGTAAACAaagagacaaaataaaaaaataataataaatgcaattaaaaaaaaagcacaaaataaatgaaatagaaAAGCACAAAGTAAACATGGGCATGTGCTGGTGAGGATCGAACTGGGGCGGCTGGGTCTTGAActcaacaaaaaaggaaaaagccaCTAGAACAATCACCATTTCATCATCTATTATGTAaacttattatatatatctagtaattttttttgtcaaaatccgGGGGGGCACGTGCCCCCCTGGGGCCCTCTGTGGCTCCGTCCGTGCATCTACCCTCCTTACTGGTCGCATGCATGTATATTGAAAAATACACACACTTGGACCAACCCCCATGttttaaaattatatcattACATATTCTATATATACTAGTCTCTCTATAATTTCCATACTTGACAAATACTCAAACAATGCATGGTTTTATGTGTCGGTTTGATTGTAGCATGTCATCTTCCGGTGTCACATCCCTATCCATGTAGACTCACACACCCATTTACGTGACTATCTACATATACCAACCAATAACCACCACCGATTTCATTTGGCATACCaaacttattttttatttttcatattgttTATGGATATGATATGCACTAGGGCCCATCTAATAGTATTTATATGGACTTTCAGGATTGTCGCAATTTAAAGAAATTGAGAGGAATGAGAAAATAATATGAGAAGTAGAAGAATGAATCCACTTGAGTTATTGTTTGGTTTTGATCTAATGTTCAAACGGTTTTGTCATTTAAAAGAGCCCTAAAGTGTTTAAGGTTGGATTTCATCTTATAAATAAGATTATTTGACTTTCACAAAAcaatgtgggactttttaaTCTTAAAAATAATgaacaaaatattatttaaaaaaaaaaaaaaaagaggatgaACATTACGAAAATCTAAATGCTGCCGGCAGCAATATTATATCACCGAACTGCCCCATCTGAATCTATTCCTCCTGTATGCGTTACAATAAATAACTAGCAACTTATAATTAAAAATGATGGAATACAGATTTTTAAGCTGATATTTTTTCCTGGTTTTCCTGGTCCAACAAGGCTGTTAACTTGCATTATTGGGCATTGATTAGTTCTGTTGGGCTTAATGGGCCATCATTAATGTGTGTACAAATGGGTCCCGAATGGGGATGAGGGGGGCTGCGATGTAGATTGCAGCCATTGCTTGAAATCCTTTTAATctaaaccttctctttcatccAATGGCCTCAAATGGCCTATGTTGAAACTAGACCAGGAAGTCAGTATGCCAGGTGTCAATATAGTCCACAGTTTCGTTTCGTTTCGTTTCGTTTCCTAATGGCGATGGGGATTTTGCCTTTTTGGAAGACGAGTTTCGAATGTTTTCGGATCTGGGTGGCCAGCACGAAGTGGGCTTTAGCTGCTTAGGTGTGTGTATCTAACATGATGGGCCAAAAAATCCATTTCGTATAATAAAGATGGGCCCAAGCCTCCCATTTACTTTAATGGACTGAACGTAGCACTTCAGCAGTTCAGTACATGGGAGATTTGGGGAGGATGATTGTCTAACTTAGAAAGAAATTATctttatcaattaattaattggtcCACTAAAGTAcacaacaaaataattaatcaatTGCTTTTTGTAAAAGCTCACTGATTCCTTATTATTTTGATGTGCGTTGCCGGTGGAGATTATTATTCTGACAATGCTGAGGATGAAAATATCTTGTGCACCTTCATTAAGGAGAGGCCAAAAGTTTGTCGGATCTATGTGTCCTATAAATAATAGAGACAGCTGCTTGCTTGCTTTAATTTGCGTATTAGATCATGACACTACAAAAAACTTTAACCTTCAATCAATTGAGGGTACAGGTTATTTCAAAGCACAAATGATGGAAGGTAGTTTAGTTTCCCAATTGAAATAAAAGACATTGGTTGCTTTGCTTGAATTTCAATTTAATGCGATTATATGTACGTATCTACCAATGTAATTTACTAGGGACATGGTCTTCCCACAAATACATTTTATCGTACATACTTACCTCCGAAACTTCTTCATTCGCCTACACACAGATTCCATATTCCGTGCTTAGTTTGGGtgtaagagcaaccacaattgtgtttttttgttgggaTATGTGTAACGTATGatgatttgtgttttgtttatgtggttatattggagaatgtgttttgttgatgtggatgaaCAAACAAAATGTGTTGATACAAGGTGTAAATTTGCTGACTtggtttttgtgtaatagagtgTTAGGATAAAACGTCCCACATCGGGTAAAAACCCATGCGAAGTGCAATATGTAAGAGCAAGCTCTTCTCcctcttaataggccttttaggaggGAGGCCCAATGGGCCCAGAATTATAATATgatatcggagcaggtgtgcgctcgtccctgaaaagaagtccactcgttgggccttgggcataGATACCTAATCCACGAGTGCGGGGCATAGATACCTaatccacgagtgcgggggagtgttaggacaaaatgtcccacatcgggtaaAAACCCATGCGAAGTGCAATCAAGCTATTCTCCCTCTTAATAGGTGTTTTAGGAGGGGGGCCTAGAATTATAATATAGAGGTGATGTCTAATATTGATATTGTGTaaaaatgtgtgtgtatatattgaaGTGAGTCCCATTTTGGACAAAGTGAGTCAACATGGGGGCTAGCCAAACACCATTCCCCCATGCTTTGCCGTTAGAATTGAGATAACAAAAAATCATTGTTGTGTTACAACTTAAGTTTATGGGCCAACAATTTTCTAATAACCAGGATCCATGAGTGTCTAAATCTTGACCATTGAATTTGCTCTAATATTGTCAAAACTTGTTAAATATCCCATATCGATTGAGTAAATTCAaacaatgtggtttataaggaaAATTTCATTCCATCTCCATCAATAATATCTCATAATAAGGGTAAAATCGTGAAAGTAATCCAATATATGTATAAAACACAAAGATAGTAGATATCCCACAAGACAAAGAAACGCGGTTGCAACAATTGGCGATGGCCTCGATAACTCATTCGAAATAAATATCATTTTCTAGGTGGTTGGAGTTGGACTCTTTGTTCCCTCGGCAGTCCAGAACGGTAGAGTCTGTCCAATTACAACGCGTTTATAAAGTTTGCATCACGATCACCGACGGCCTTTGCTTAATGCTCACAACTGGTTGGATTGGAATGGAATCTCAAGGCAAAGGGTACCACAATATTGTGGATAATCAAGAAAAATTGTTCATATAAATAACAATCACcattccttttttaaaaaagttgacTTTTAAAAAAAGGGTTTCTCTGAATTTTTAGTCGTATCCTTAATTTTATTTCCAATTGACTTGATGAAGGAACCAGATTCCTGTGTATTTTACATTAATTAGCCATGCAAATGTGTTCATTTAGTTCAAGATAGTTACATTAATAGATTCGTACATGTTTGGTTTTACTGCACGAACTAATTGAACCAATAACTCAGACACACGTGGCGACAACTCTACAGTTCATGCCAAACTGACAAGCTGCAATGACCAAAGTAGCAGTGGCATTCTTGCTATTTTACTCTAAATCACGGCGTTTTTATCGTATCACACTAAACAGCACTATCTCTTTTGAAGTTTTAATTCGACATCCGTCTTCGTCCACTAATGGTAAACTCATTCTCTCGCCCTTTCTATCTGTCAAACTCTGGAGGAGTCCTCTCCGTACATACGTCTGTCTCTCGTCTCATCACATTGACACTGGATCCATACAGTTCCCACTAACAAAGCAGCATTTCCTTGATTTCTCTCTGCTCTTTCTGGGTTTGGGGACAAAATAGAGGAAGATTTTCTCTACTTCCATGGCTGATGCCGCAAAGCACCTCTCCATCAATGGAGGGACTTTCCTCTCAGACTTCAAAAGTCTCTTCCCTCTCTCTAAGCCTAACAAAACCACTGTGGCTTTTCTTTATGGCTTCATGTTTGCCTTCATTTGTTTCACTGTCTTTTTGGCTTTCCATCCTTCTCCTAATTCCTCCTCTTCTCCTTGGTTCTCCAACATCTTCAGTACTGAGTTTGGTACTATTAACACAACGCAATCTGATGCGGATGAATctcatttttcttctgttttctctTATGTCTTCCCCAACAACACTTATTATGCTCAAGAACCTAAGAACACCCCTTCCAGTGTGACCGTACCTCCATCTTCTTCCAGTGCAAATGCAAC
The window above is part of the Tripterygium wilfordii isolate XIE 37 chromosome 3, ASM1340144v1, whole genome shotgun sequence genome. Proteins encoded here:
- the LOC119995213 gene encoding probable protein kinase At2g41970, with protein sequence MFCCGGAEEEPNGQLANQYTAPPRGGTPYGGGPGAGSGRGGDPRSSNVMKTGAPQKVLPIETPAIALDELNRLTGNFGQKALIGEGSYGRVFYAKLKDGQDAAIKKLDTSQEPDTDFGAQLSVVSRLKHEHFVELMAYCLEGNNRILVYQFATMGSLHDVLHGRKGVQGAEPGPVLTWNQRVKIAYGAAKGLEYLHEKVQPPIVHRDVRSSNVLLFDEFLAKIAEFNVSNASSDSAARLHSTRVLGTFGYHAPEYAMTGQITQKSDVYSFGVVLLELLTGRKPVDHTMPKGQQSLVTWATPRLSEDKVKQCVDPKLNNDYPPKAIAKLAAVAALCVQYEADFRPNMTIVVKALQPLLTSKPAGPDSHA
- the LOC119995425 gene encoding E3 ubiquitin-protein ligase SINAT2-like; the encoded protein is MAPGGSTCKEVLETHSRVSDYDISTAKAETNGAPTKSPVGLGGKCGVYSDNGVHELLECPVCSDLMYPPIHQCPNGHTLCSNCKIRVRNCCPTCRYDLGNIRCLALEKVAESLELPCRYQTLGCHDIFPYYGKLKHEQHCHFRPYSCPYAGSECSITGDILALVAHLKDDHKVDMHDGCTFNHRYVKSNPNEVENATWMLTVFNCFGRQFCLHFEAFQIGTAPVYMAFLRFMGDDNEAKKFSYTLEVGGNGRKLIWQGIPRSIRDSHRKVRDSQDGLIIQRNLALYFSGGDRQELKLRVTGRIWKEE